CCGGAAACCGGCTTGCGTGCACCGCCTCAACCCCCCCGCATGTCCAAGATCGCCGACTTCATCGAGCAGGATCGCGAGCTCCTCGTGCGGCGTTTCCTCGAGGAGGCGGCGGCCCGGGAGAGCACTCAGGGGTTGCGGCCCGCCGAGGTCCTCGGCTCCCTGCCGGCCTATCTCGCCGCCCTCGCCGTCCTCTTGCGCGAGGGACCGCGGCCGGAGCCGATGGCGGCGAAGCGGCGCCTGGAAGAGGCACACCTCGGGCAGCGCCTGCGCCTGGGCTTCACCTGGCAGGAGACGGTGGACGAGTACGTCCTCCTGGGCCGCCTCATCTCCCAGCGCTGGGAGCACCTGCCGCGGGAGCGGCAACCGGGCTCCTCGGAGCTCCACCTGTTGCGCGAGGCGCTGGACGCCGCGAGGGCGCATGCCGAGGAGTTCTTCAGCGGCTACTCGCTGGAGGAGAGCCAGCGGGAGAAGCGCTACCTGCGGCGGCTCGATGCGCTCGTGCCCGAGGCCCTGGGAGGTGACGCGGGGCTTCAGGCGCGGCTGGCGCCCCTCCTGGAGGTCATCCAGCGGGCCCTGGAGGCCCAAGGGGCGGAGCTGTTGCTGGCGCTGGAGGAGGGAGGACCGCTGGAGCGGGTGGCCGCGATCGGTGTCCTGAACACAGGGGAGGACGAGGGCGGCCCGTACACCCGCGTGGAGCTCCGGCTCCTGCGCCACGGCGGCCTCCTGGGCGTTCTCTCCATGGGTCTGGCGCGAGCGCGGACCCTCGAGCCCCGCGCACGGCGCACCCTCGAGACGCTGGCGGAGCACCTGCGCGGAATCCTGGAGCGGGTGTGTCACCTCGAGCGGGAGCGCCGCCGCTCGGAGCAGCTCCAGTTCAACGAGGACGGGAGTGTCGCCCTCGAGAATGCCCGGCTCTACACCGCGCTGCGCGAGAGCGAGGACCGGCTGCGCCTCACGGTGCACGCGGCGAAGCTGGGCACCTGGGACTACAACCCGGCGACGGACGTGCTGCGTTGGGACGAGCGGTGCAAGGAGCTCTTCGGCCTGCCGCCAGACGCCCTGGTGACATGGGACACCTTCCTCACCGGGCTCCATCCCGAGGACCGCGCCCGCACGGAGGAGGCGGTCCAGCGTGCGATGTCGGGGGCGGACGGCGGCTCCTATGCCATCGAGTACCGCACCCGGGGTGCGCGGGACGGTGTGGGGTACTGGGTGGCCGCCCATGGGCGCGCCTTCTTCGATGAGCAGGGCAGGGTGGTGCGCTTCATCGGCACGGTGTTCGACATCACCGCCCGCAAGCAGCTCGAAAACGCGCTGCGCGCGAGCGAGGAGCACCTGCGCCGGGTGGTGACCGCGACGGGCGTGGGCAGCTGGGAGCTGGAGCTGGACACCCAGCGCGTGGTGGCGGACGCGCGCCTGCTGGAGCTCTTCTGGCTGCCGCCGGACGCGCCCTTCTCCCTGGAGCGCGCCCTCGATGCCATGCACCCCGAGGATCGGCAGCTCGTGGCGCGCGCGGTGGCCGCCGCCGTCGCTGGCGAGAATGGCGGCCGCTACGACG
The sequence above is drawn from the Archangium gephyra genome and encodes:
- a CDS encoding sensor histidine kinase; amino-acid sequence: MSKIADFIEQDRELLVRRFLEEAAARESTQGLRPAEVLGSLPAYLAALAVLLREGPRPEPMAAKRRLEEAHLGQRLRLGFTWQETVDEYVLLGRLISQRWEHLPRERQPGSSELHLLREALDAARAHAEEFFSGYSLEESQREKRYLRRLDALVPEALGGDAGLQARLAPLLEVIQRALEAQGAELLLALEEGGPLERVAAIGVLNTGEDEGGPYTRVELRLLRHGGLLGVLSMGLARARTLEPRARRTLETLAEHLRGILERVCHLERERRRSEQLQFNEDGSVALENARLYTALRESEDRLRLTVHAAKLGTWDYNPATDVLRWDERCKELFGLPPDALVTWDTFLTGLHPEDRARTEEAVQRAMSGADGGSYAIEYRTRGARDGVGYWVAAHGRAFFDEQGRVVRFIGTVFDITARKQLENALRASEEHLRRVVTATGVGSWELELDTQRVVADARLLELFWLPPDAPFSLERALDAMHPEDRQLVARAVAAAVAGENGGRYDVEYRTLSGDGRMRWVGASGQSFFDSNSGTRRFLGIGLDITERKAAEEALRERSMFERQLIGIVSHDLRNPLNTILLGVQALLRRDELDERATRTSLRIQQAAERATRLVRDLLDFTQARLGGGLPLERGPVDLHDVAESVVDEVQAAHPDRVLLVEARGDGRGEWDGDRLAQLLINLVINAVTYSPADTPITVRTVDDGAEVMLEVHNEGPPIPPDVLPVLFQPLQRGEGNLGTAERSVGLGLYIVDQVARAHRGSVDVRSSLSEGITFTVRLPRSASPVPRR